The DNA sequence TCGCAACACCGGCATTATATTAACGGTAAAACCCCAGATTAATGCCAAGGGACTGGTGACTCTGGAAATTGCCCAGGAAGTGAGCAACGCCACGGCCACCACAACTGGAGTGACCAGCAGTCCCACCTTTACAGTGCGTCATGCCAAGACTCAACTCATCACCGGGGACAACCAGACCGTGGTCCTGGGTGGTCTCATTCGCGAGGACCTAACCGAAACCCAGGCGGGCATCCCTGGCTTGCGCCGTATCCCCCTTTTGGGACCTTTATTCGGTTCCACCGGGGTCAGCAGACAGAAGACCGAGTTAGTAGTCTTGATCACACCGCATATCGTCACTAATTTACAGGAAGGTGCCAGAGTTACCCACGAAATGAAAGAAAAAGTTGGGGTGCAGGAGATAAAAACCGAACGCCGGACCCCGGAACCCTCAACCTACCCCCGGGAGGTGGCTCCCCCAGCCTATTAAACATGAACCCGAGCAAGTATTTTCAGGAACCCGAGAACTAAAACTAAAGAACTATCTTTGCTGGTGAGGAGAATGTCCCATGAAAAGAAATCGTTTGATTCTTATTTTCGGCATAATGTTTATCTGTGTCTGGGCAAATCCGGCGTTGGCCGGAGATGTCGGCTATCGTTTTCGGCCTTCTAAATTTAACCTGAAATCCGACGCTTTGCCACGCTCGGGTATAGTATTCTTCGATGCGGTCGTCGGACGGCCTCTTGGACTGGCTACGACCATTGCCGGGACCGGTATTTATGTCGCAACGTTGCCGATGACCCTGCCCACCGGCAGCGCCGGGGAAGCAGGGTGGGAACTGGTGGCCCGGCCTGGCGGCTGGACCTTTGTTCGGCCAATTGCGGAGGAAGATGATCGCTTTGATGAGAAGGGTCTGACCGGCGGGCCTTAAGGAGCTGGTGTATAACTTGAATCCTGAGCTACTTCAGCTCGAAAGAGTCAATGACCAAAACTATTTTTGGCCAGAGAAATTATATAAGTTCACATGTTCTCAAGAACACAACGAAGCATGAAAACAGAATCGTGGCGGCTGCTCACAATAATGTTTTTGCGGCTCACGGCTCACGGCTCACGGCTCACGGCTCACTGTTTTTATATAAGTGCACATGTTCTGCCGAACCCAACGAAGCATAAAAACAGAATCGTGGCGGCTGCTCACAATAATGTTTTTGCTGCTCACGGCTCACGGCTCACGGCTCACTGTTTTTATATAAGAAGGGTAGCGGATGTGTTATATGAGCCGCTGGCTCAGAATAACCCCCCTGTTTCCAGGAATCTCAGCAGATATTCTTTTCCAAAAAGGTAAAAAAGACCCCCAATCGCCAGAAACGGTCCGAAGGGAATGGGAAGGCTTCTCAACGTTTCCTTCGGGTGCCGCCCTTTTCTCAAAACCAGGATAATCCCTGTCAACGTGCCGAGGCTGGCACTCAAGAAAATCACCCACGGTAACGATTGAATGCCCAGAAATGCACCTATCATTGCCAGCAATTTAACATCTCCGCCTCCCATGCCTTGTTTGCCCGCCCATTTTGCATAAATCCAGGCAATTCCCTGAAACACTGCGGCCCCGGTCAGAGCGCCCACCAAGGCGCTGAAAAAACTCAATTCCTGGAAAACCAACGAGGAAAGCAAACCAAACCCAATACCTGGGAGGGTGATAACATCAGGGAGCAGTCCCTGTTCCAAGTCGATGACGCTGAGGGTAAGCAGGGCCAGGGCAAATGGGACATAGGCCAACAGTAGAATATTACCGGGAAATTTTATCCAGAGAGCGAGGGTCAACAAAGCGCTGGCTAACTCCACCAGTGGATACCGCCAGGGAATGGCGACCCCGCAATATCGGCACCTCCCTTGAAGCCAAAGGTAACTAAGCAGAGGGATATTGTCATACCAGGTAAGATCATGGCGGCATTCCGGGCAACGGGATCGTCCCAGGCCCAAAGCTTCTCTCTGAGGCTCCCGGGTGATGACCACGTTGAGGAAACTTCCCAGGATCAGACCCAACCCACCGGCCAGAACATACTCCAGCATTATTACCACTCAATTTAAGCCCAACATGGCGGCGTTCTCAATCAGAGCCGATATCGACGGCTTCGACCTTACTCATTGGGATATTCCAATACCCTTGGTCAGAGGTGCCCTCTATAATGAAATCCACGAAAAGCTCACCTTCGAGCCTGCCGCCTCTGAGCAGGAAAATTCTCGCCGGGCGATATTGATCGCAAACCGGACCGGTAAAACGGATATTCGCGATATCAGCCAAGGGTATCCAAGTAATCGCCCCGCCTTCCCTCATTTTAACGGCTTGCTTGGTTCCGGGAATTCTCAAATTATAGACAAAATATCCCATGCCATCGCTGGTGACTACCTTACTGGGCCAAGGTTCCACAGGAGGAAGCACCACCTCCTTGGCGCAACCGATTAACCAAGAGAAAAGAAGCATTAGGAAAATTAAGCTCTTAATGGAGATTCTATACATAGTTTTAATCTCTATTCAGTCCAGCCTGTGATCATTTGAAATTAACCTGATGAAACCCCTTGCAGCCGCATAGAAGAAGGTCGTTGAAAAACCCTTATTATAATCACTCACCTAACCTAACAAATTTCCCTTTGAAAATCATCATATAGTTGTGTTTCTGTCAATAGCAAATACAAATGTCCGGGTCTCTTAGCACATAAAATGTCCATTATATTTTTGTGTAACCTTGTTGTAAGGTGAGGTTGTCTGGGAGGACCCAGGGCTTTTCTCAATCAAAAGCTAACAGAGCAGCTTTAATAGGCCGATGCGGTCTGTCTCTCTTTTACCTTGCCCTTCCGATACAGTATAATGGCTCCGTATTTCCAGGACGACACAAACTTGGCGGCGGCGTCTGTCTCAGTTGGCAGACCTACACGCCTCTCAATGTCGTGATGCGACATTGCTCCATCGCCTGGCCGCAGCCCGAAACGGCTTTTTGATCAGCGTCAACTATTTTATCATGTCAACGACAATTATTTTTCCCGTTACCCCACCAGTGAATATCTAGATGCCGGACACCCCAGACTCAAGGCGGCAGTTCGGGAGGCGGAGCAGCTCTTCAGGCTGCGATTCCCTGAAGAGGCCATATCTTCCCAAGGGGCGGCGGAGATTACGGGGCAGTTGGCGAAAATCATCACGCACCCCGGCTACGCCGACGCGAGTCACCCCCAGCACAAGAGACCGGTGAATGAGGCGGCTTGGGAGTTTGAACGGCAGGGCGGTGAACTAATGGAAAGCGGAATTGTGGGGATTAAGGTGAGGGTGTAAGTGCACATAGAGATTGAGATTGAAGTTAGGAGAAGGCCCCCCCCCGCTAGAACCTTCTCTATCCATGCCTGTCATGGGGTGAGCGGGGCACCATCCAGCCATGACTTTCTAAAGAACTGCTTTGGGAACGTAGCGCAAACGCTGCAACCCCTCCCGGGGAGGCTACTTCTTCGGGTACCCGCTCCGCATTGCCGGGGGACCAGGGCCAAGGCGCTGAAGTCCAGAGCAGTATCTTCTCATGCTAGCATTTTTAACAAACCCACTACCACGGCCCCCTGACCGATAATAAGCGGGATAAGCCATTTCAAGATATCGTATTTTATGCGGTAAATTTCTGCTCTCAATCCGGCCATTTCCTCCTTGAACTCGCTTTTGGTAACAAGATGGTCAACCCCTGTCTCTTGGGCGGTCTTAACTACTTCCAAAATTGCCTTTGCTTGCTCTTCTGGCAATTTGGCGGCCAGGAGGATTTCATAAGCCTTGAGAGTATCAACAGAAATCATGATTAAATTATCTGATATCAACAGGAATACGTCAAGATAAAAAGAAATTACTCAGCATGAATACTTTTTCTTGACCAGGCGGGTGAGTGTCTTCTAATCCGAATGTCAATAACAAAAACGGAAAGGCTCTCCGTTATGCGGCCATTTTTATTTATAGACTAGCGGTTGCCTGAAAATCTCGTTTGCCTTGAGGGGCGGCGTTTTGTCCGTTGACAATTCTCAGGCTTTTTTATTTGGAGCAGAGAAAAGCATGGCACTGACCGCATTAGACAACACCGAGACGATGTTGAAACAGGCCGATGCAGTATTGAAGGGTCCATACCGGGAAACAAAAAATCCGTATCAAAGATATCAAAGGTATCGGACTCAATGCGGGTATGAACAATTATAGGGGGGGAGAAAATTTGACGCGTATTCATGTATGTATTCACCAGGGCAAAAATGAGGGGTTAGCCAATTCAGCTAACCCCTTAATATCACTGGCGCGCCTGGCAGGGCTCGAACCTGCGACCTACGGATTAGAAGTCCGTTGCTCTATCCCACTGAGCTACAGGCGCCTGAATGAGAGTATGTTTCAGAAAGCAAGAGAATGCTCATTAACCCGATGCTTAAGTTATGATATTGCGTCTACCTAAGTTATTATAATACGTCTCGGGCTCTGGGTGAAGACTTTTTCAGCGGACCCCCTAGCCTCCCGGTCAGTTTTATAACGTCAAGATCAAGGGCAGAATCATCGGCCGTCTCTCCAACAGCTTGAAAAAATATTTCCGCAACGCCTTGCCTATCTGAATCTGAATTTCCAGCCAGTCCTGGGTCGGTTCGGCCAAGGCCCGGGAGATGATCTCCAGAATAATTTCCCTGGCGGCGTCCAGCATATCGGACTGTTCCGCTTCGAAGACGAATCCTTTCGAGATCAGATCAGGTCCAGAAATTAGTCTTTTGGAGGTGGCATCTACCGCCACCAAGGCCAGAAACAGGCCGTCGGCGGCCAGGTGCTGCCGGTCCCGCAGCACGATATTGCCCACGTCTCCCACCCCTTTGCCATCTACGAAAATTCGGCCTACCTCAATCCTGGTCAGTCTTTGAGCTCCCTGGACATCGAAGCGGAAGCGGTCGCCGTTCGTGGCCAGCAACAGTTGCGCGTCTATCATTCCCAAGGACCGTCCCAGCCGGGCATGTTTCACCAGGTGGCGAAGTTCCCCGTGAATAGGAATAAGATAGCGAGGTTTGGTCAACTGCAGGAGCAGTTTCAGCTCTTCCTGGGAGGCGTGCCCGGAGACGTGGATGTCGGCCACCTCGTGATAGACCACTTCCGCCCCCAGACGGTAGAGATTATTGATGACCGTGCTGATGGCTTTTTCATTGCCGGGGATAAATTTTGAGGACAGGATCACCAGATCACCGGACCTGATCCGGATCTGTTTGTGCGCATCCAGGGCGATGCGTGCCAGGGCGCTCATGGCCTCACCCTGGCTGCCGGTGGTGACGATGATGATCTCGTGGTCGGGCAGACTCTTCAACTGCGCCGTGGTCATCTCTTGTTCCGGCGGCATCTGCAGAAAACCCAGTTGGCGGGCCAGGCCGACATTGGTCACCATGCTCCTGCCGTGAAAGAGGACCTTACGCCCCTGTTTGGCGGCAATAGCAATAATCTGCTGCAGCCTGGGTATGTGCGAGGAGAAAACCGCAACGATCACCCGCCCCGGGGCCTCGCGGATCAGGTTTTCAAGGGTGCAGCCGATATCACGCTCCGAGAGGGTGTAACCGGGGCGTTCGGCATTGGTGGAATCAGACAGCAGGGCCAGAACCCCTTTGTTGCCGTAATCGGCAAAAGAGTTAAGATCGGTGACCTCCCCGGCAGTCGGGGTGGCATCGATTTTAAAATCCCCGGAGTGGATAAAGGTGCCCACCGGCGTGGTTAGGGCAAAACCCACTCCGTCCACAATGCTATGGGTCACCGGGATGAAATTGAAGACAAAGGGCCCCACCACCAACTGTCGCCGAGGGTCGATCAGGTGCAGTTCGGACTGCTCCAGGAGATGATGTTCCTTTAGCTTTTCCCGCAGCAAGGCCAGGGTCAGGGGCGTCCCGTAGACCGGCAGGTTGAGCTCCTTGAGCAGGAAAGGGACGGCGCCGATATGGTCTTCATGCCCATGGGTGAGGATAAGGGCGGCGATCTTATCCCGGCGTTCTCGGAGATACGAGAAATCGGGGATAACCATATCGATGCCCAGCATGTAGTCCTCGGGGAACATGATGCCGGCATCGACGACCACCAGGTGGTCGGAGGTTTCAAAGACCATGGAATTGAGGCCGATTTCCCCCAACCCTCCCAGAAACATCAGGTCAACCCAGGCTTCCTGCTCCTGGTTGAGTTGCTGGTGGAGGTGAGGTTCGGGATTCATAATTCTCAGGGGGCTTGAGTCAGAACTTTGGCGCACCCGCGGGCGGTTGATTCGGATGAGGTCAGATTATGCGGATAATCCGGGTCGTAGTTCGCTTCAATCACCTCCTGCAGGAGAGACATGAGGGCGTCTTTGGTCTTGGTTTTATAGGTGTCGGTTGGTATCGGTTGGCCGAACACGACTCTGAGCGGGCCGGAGCGAACCCGGCGCCCGCCGCGCGGCATGATAAAACGGCTGCCGTTGATGCTTACCGGCACGATGGGCTGGCCGGATTTGATGGCCAGGACAAATCCGCCTTTCTTGAAGGGCAACAACTGCGGGGTTGTGGCGCGGGTACCTTCCGGGAAAATAATGATCGAACTGCCCTGGCGCACTGCTTTGGCGGCCCGATCAATGCTCTTCATAGCGGCCTGACGGTTGCTCCGGTCTACGGGCAGACTGCCCGCTCTGCTCAAGGCCTGGCCGAACAGGGGAATGGCGAACAGCTCAATCTTGGCCAGGAATTTCACCGTCGGGGGCAGAACCGCCAGGAGCACGAAGATATCAAAGAAACTCTGGTGATTGGCGGCATAGATGTATGGTTGGCCCGGCACAATATTTTCGAGTCCATACACCTCGGGCTTGACGCCGATGCACTTGAT is a window from the Desulfobacca acetoxidans DSM 11109 genome containing:
- a CDS encoding prepilin peptidase, translated to MLEYVLAGGLGLILGSFLNVVITREPQREALGLGRSRCPECRHDLTWYDNIPLLSYLWLQGRCRYCGVAIPWRYPLVELASALLTLALWIKFPGNILLLAYVPFALALLTLSVIDLEQGLLPDVITLPGIGFGLLSSLVFQELSFFSALVGALTGAAVFQGIAWIYAKWAGKQGMGGGDVKLLAMIGAFLGIQSLPWVIFLSASLGTLTGIILVLRKGRHPKETLRSLPIPFGPFLAIGGLFYLFGKEYLLRFLETGGLF
- a CDS encoding ribonuclease J: MNPEPHLHQQLNQEQEAWVDLMFLGGLGEIGLNSMVFETSDHLVVVDAGIMFPEDYMLGIDMVIPDFSYLRERRDKIAALILTHGHEDHIGAVPFLLKELNLPVYGTPLTLALLREKLKEHHLLEQSELHLIDPRRQLVVGPFVFNFIPVTHSIVDGVGFALTTPVGTFIHSGDFKIDATPTAGEVTDLNSFADYGNKGVLALLSDSTNAERPGYTLSERDIGCTLENLIREAPGRVIVAVFSSHIPRLQQIIAIAAKQGRKVLFHGRSMVTNVGLARQLGFLQMPPEQEMTTAQLKSLPDHEIIIVTTGSQGEAMSALARIALDAHKQIRIRSGDLVILSSKFIPGNEKAISTVINNLYRLGAEVVYHEVADIHVSGHASQEELKLLLQLTKPRYLIPIHGELRHLVKHARLGRSLGMIDAQLLLATNGDRFRFDVQGAQRLTRIEVGRIFVDGKGVGDVGNIVLRDRQHLAADGLFLALVAVDATSKRLISGPDLISKGFVFEAEQSDMLDAAREIILEIISRALAEPTQDWLEIQIQIGKALRKYFFKLLERRPMILPLILTL
- a CDS encoding lysophospholipid acyltransferase family protein gives rise to the protein MLLTVWFYFCLVILTVIAATAVIIVSIFDSKGSISLKITKLWGFCLIKCIGVKPEVYGLENIVPGQPYIYAANHQSFFDIFVLLAVLPPTVKFLAKIELFAIPLFGQALSRAGSLPVDRSNRQAAMKSIDRAAKAVRQGSSIIIFPEGTRATTPQLLPFKKGGFVLAIKSGQPIVPVSINGSRFIMPRGGRRVRSGPLRVVFGQPIPTDTYKTKTKDALMSLLQEVIEANYDPDYPHNLTSSESTARGCAKVLTQAP